A stretch of Kaistella flava (ex Peng et al. 2021) DNA encodes these proteins:
- a CDS encoding GEVED domain-containing protein, whose product MKKLLLACFMALGIGASAQFNYTADPGTNAAAIPFAVVATPVTAACIGNGASQAASATNTQVGIGINLGMIGQTNNGQAATVSVSYKKAGTGTGTLILTLFDTEPGGTTWNITELASVAIPAATITTCQTLTATIPSGVLKTDGSRDYAYGYFFARTAGNSTLTTADYVILQDVVTTAPACTTITAPVNGSTIGSGALNIMWNAAPTATGYKLTVGTTAGGSDVFNGTITGGVTNQFVPVSKNATYYAKVVPTNANGNATGCTEITFNTDNTVSYCAVDVNTLNPSYERISNVKFANINNPSTAVVAYEDFTAIVANVVKTKTYQMIATISGFDNDKTSVWIDYNQDGDFTTDERVDLSAAAAATGNITIPTTALLGNTRMRIRTNFSVFPAPCGTTEYGQVEDYTVNIVDLALPSCVTVTATPLQAPTTTLTWAADTMATEYKVYVGTTSGGTDIANGTSVTTTSFAVNGLSKNTTYFAKVVSSNSLGDATGCTEISFTTPADWTYCAATHTTVGADRIAKVVMADIDNSSTVTTIPGGYEDFTAVVGSVEKDGTYPVAITVASGNVNDKVKVWIDYNQNGIFDDNEMTLLTYVSTTSTTGNITIPSDAKYGNTRMRIRLARQASATAVVACGNIAAQGRTQDYTIKVLEPTAATSSVTKSATSVYPNPFQDVLKISDVKGVKSISVSDVSGRQVKNMKPAAELNLSDLKTGMYIVTLNMEDGTVKSFKTIKK is encoded by the coding sequence ATGAAAAAACTTTTACTAGCGTGCTTTATGGCACTAGGAATTGGTGCGAGTGCACAATTCAATTACACGGCAGATCCGGGTACAAATGCAGCTGCCATTCCTTTTGCGGTGGTTGCTACTCCTGTTACAGCGGCTTGTATTGGTAACGGTGCTTCTCAAGCAGCGTCTGCTACGAATACACAAGTAGGTATTGGTATTAACTTGGGTATGATTGGTCAAACCAATAATGGACAGGCTGCAACAGTTTCTGTTTCCTACAAAAAAGCAGGTACTGGTACAGGTACACTGATTCTGACATTGTTTGATACTGAGCCAGGTGGTACTACCTGGAATATTACAGAGCTTGCTTCAGTTGCTATACCTGCAGCTACTATAACGACTTGTCAAACACTTACAGCGACAATTCCTTCAGGTGTTCTGAAAACTGACGGCTCAAGAGATTATGCTTATGGGTATTTCTTTGCAAGAACTGCGGGTAATTCTACCCTTACAACTGCCGACTATGTAATTCTGCAGGATGTTGTAACTACTGCACCGGCTTGTACTACAATTACTGCGCCTGTAAATGGTTCTACTATTGGATCGGGGGCGCTCAATATTATGTGGAATGCAGCACCTACAGCGACTGGTTACAAATTGACTGTTGGTACAACTGCTGGAGGTTCAGATGTATTTAATGGTACTATAACAGGTGGTGTTACCAATCAGTTTGTTCCTGTAAGTAAAAACGCAACTTATTATGCTAAAGTAGTTCCTACTAATGCTAATGGAAATGCTACAGGTTGTACAGAAATCACTTTCAATACAGATAATACTGTTTCTTATTGCGCAGTAGATGTAAACACTCTTAATCCTAGTTATGAAAGAATTTCTAACGTTAAATTTGCTAATATCAATAATCCTTCGACTGCTGTAGTAGCATATGAAGATTTTACAGCGATTGTAGCAAATGTCGTAAAAACTAAAACTTATCAAATGATCGCTACGATCTCTGGTTTTGATAACGATAAAACTAGTGTGTGGATTGATTATAACCAAGATGGTGATTTTACGACAGATGAAAGAGTTGATCTTTCTGCTGCTGCTGCTGCTACAGGGAATATTACAATTCCAACTACCGCACTTTTGGGTAATACTAGAATGAGAATTAGAACCAATTTCTCTGTCTTTCCTGCTCCTTGTGGAACTACAGAATATGGTCAGGTTGAAGATTATACAGTTAATATTGTTGATCTTGCTTTACCAAGTTGTGTAACCGTTACAGCAACACCGCTTCAAGCGCCAACTACAACCCTTACTTGGGCTGCAGATACGATGGCGACAGAATATAAAGTTTATGTAGGAACTACTTCTGGTGGTACAGATATTGCTAATGGCACTTCTGTTACTACAACTAGTTTTGCTGTAAATGGCCTTAGTAAAAACACGACGTACTTTGCGAAAGTTGTTTCATCGAATAGTTTAGGAGATGCTACAGGATGTACTGAAATTTCATTTACTACTCCTGCAGACTGGACTTATTGCGCAGCAACACATACTACTGTTGGTGCAGATAGAATTGCGAAAGTAGTAATGGCAGATATTGATAACTCGAGTACAGTTACAACCATTCCAGGTGGTTATGAAGACTTTACTGCTGTTGTAGGAAGTGTTGAAAAAGATGGGACTTATCCTGTGGCTATTACGGTTGCAAGTGGTAACGTTAATGACAAAGTGAAAGTTTGGATCGATTATAACCAAAATGGGATCTTCGATGATAACGAGATGACCTTATTAACTTACGTATCTACTACTTCAACAACTGGAAATATTACAATTCCTTCAGATGCGAAATATGGAAATACTCGTATGAGAATCAGATTAGCAAGACAAGCAAGTGCAACTGCGGTTGTAGCTTGTGGTAATATTGCTGCTCAAGGAAGAACACAGGATTATACAATTAAAGTACTAGAACCTACTGCAGCAACTTCGTCTGTAACTAAATCTGCTACTTCCGTTTATCCTAACCCATTCCAAGATGTATTGAAAATCTCTGATGTAAAAGGAGTTAAATCAATCTCTGTAAGTGATGTTTCAGGAAGACAGGTTAAAAACATGAAACCTGCTGCAGAACTTAACCTTTCAGACTTAAAAACTGGAATGTATATCGTTACCCTTAACATGGAAGACGGAACAGTTAAATCGTTCAAAACAATCAAAAAATAA
- a CDS encoding PadR family transcriptional regulator yields MNTENTKAQMRKGILEFCILSLINEKEMYVSDLIDELKKGKLDVVEGTLYPLLTRLKNGEFLSYRWEESTGGPPRKYYQLTEKGKLFLAELLNTWNELTDSVNQITKNNNPTNAPENSFEPNN; encoded by the coding sequence ATGAACACAGAAAACACCAAAGCGCAAATGCGAAAAGGAATTCTGGAATTCTGTATTTTAAGTTTAATTAATGAAAAGGAAATGTATGTTTCCGATCTCATTGATGAATTGAAAAAAGGAAAACTAGATGTGGTGGAAGGAACACTCTATCCGCTCCTTACCCGATTGAAAAACGGAGAATTTCTTTCCTACCGATGGGAAGAGTCTACCGGAGGACCGCCCCGAAAATATTATCAGTTGACCGAGAAAGGAAAATTATTCCTCGCCGAACTGCTTAATACCTGGAATGAACTAACAGATTCCGTTAACCAAATAACTAAAAACAATAACCCAACGAACGCTCCTGAAAACTCGTTCGAACCAAATAACTAA
- a CDS encoding PspC domain-containing protein, protein MNKTLSIGLAGFSFTIEEHAYIKLSDYLAALRSSLDVTEADEVMHDIEIRMVEIFKDALGKREVINDLDVERVIAQIGSPEKIEEQEEAYFSEKTSNGKKEQRSSANFNGQKQLFRDPEHAKIAGVCAGLAHYVGMDITAMRAIWLGIAIIGMFTAISTIIVVLIYIILWIVLPRAETAADFLKMKGKPMNFDNLKEESTKIVQFANESTQKVGELYNENKPYINKAGNGLWAVIRYFLGVILAMIGLSLLVGSFGILGYGLTGASNINFFTNLGFYLQDSNLGFVVIALSFLTTFIPGLIFTYLAIKLFSPKTRFNNTGYVIGALVLLWIGLVAATGFTAIKVKSQYSGINDDIENIAINTTSDSILIDVKKVVIPQNFKSYWDDVYSDGKVIYKQDYPRIDVTRKDVKAPYLEIKKRADGYNLPLRVTVPLEIIDNKITLPNYFSYPYNDRFRDYRVDYELIIPKHMKVISLHDERGFSVNDDEKDEHHDDNNSDSVSVSSGNNSIIVPSNNADSIIVNGKKVGKKEAQLIIKKMKIDSDDIENVDISIRNGKKEISIKTK, encoded by the coding sequence ATGAATAAGACACTCTCAATAGGACTTGCCGGTTTCTCTTTCACCATAGAGGAACATGCCTACATCAAACTCAGCGACTATCTTGCCGCGCTTAGAAGTTCTTTGGATGTTACCGAAGCAGATGAAGTGATGCATGATATCGAAATTAGAATGGTCGAAATATTTAAGGATGCACTCGGAAAGCGTGAAGTTATTAATGACCTTGACGTAGAAAGAGTAATTGCTCAAATTGGTTCTCCAGAAAAAATTGAAGAACAGGAAGAAGCTTATTTCTCGGAAAAAACTTCTAACGGTAAAAAGGAACAAAGATCTTCCGCGAATTTTAACGGACAAAAACAATTGTTCCGTGATCCTGAACATGCGAAAATTGCCGGAGTATGTGCAGGTTTAGCACATTATGTCGGAATGGATATCACCGCAATGCGCGCAATTTGGTTAGGGATAGCAATTATCGGAATGTTTACTGCAATCTCTACAATTATTGTTGTTTTAATTTACATCATTCTTTGGATTGTATTACCCAGAGCTGAAACAGCAGCTGATTTTTTAAAAATGAAAGGGAAACCGATGAACTTCGATAACCTTAAGGAAGAATCGACTAAGATTGTCCAGTTCGCTAATGAATCTACCCAGAAAGTAGGAGAGCTTTACAACGAAAATAAACCTTACATCAACAAGGCGGGGAATGGACTTTGGGCAGTGATAAGATATTTTCTAGGAGTAATATTGGCAATGATTGGCCTTAGTCTTTTAGTCGGATCGTTTGGTATTTTAGGGTATGGTTTAACTGGAGCCAGCAATATCAATTTTTTCACTAATTTAGGATTTTATTTACAAGACAGTAATCTTGGATTTGTGGTAATTGCGTTATCATTTCTAACCACTTTTATTCCAGGATTAATTTTCACTTATCTGGCCATAAAATTATTTTCGCCTAAAACGCGATTTAATAATACGGGATATGTCATTGGCGCATTAGTTTTACTCTGGATCGGATTGGTTGCTGCAACTGGCTTTACCGCCATTAAAGTTAAGAGCCAATACAGTGGAATCAACGATGATATCGAAAACATTGCCATCAATACCACTTCCGATTCCATTTTAATTGATGTGAAAAAAGTAGTTATTCCACAAAATTTTAAATCATATTGGGACGATGTGTATTCTGATGGAAAAGTTATTTACAAACAGGATTATCCGAGAATTGATGTAACCAGAAAAGATGTGAAAGCGCCGTATCTTGAAATTAAAAAAAGAGCGGACGGTTATAATTTACCTTTAAGAGTAACAGTTCCGTTGGAAATCATTGATAATAAAATTACGCTTCCGAATTACTTCTCTTATCCTTATAATGATCGTTTCCGGGATTACCGAGTAGATTACGAACTGATTATTCCGAAACATATGAAAGTGATTTCGTTGCATGATGAGCGTGGTTTCTCCGTAAATGATGACGAAAAGGATGAACATCATGACGATAATAATAGCGATTCAGTATCAGTCAGCTCTGGAAATAATTCGATTATCGTTCCTTCTAATAATGCTGACTCTATTATTGTTAATGGTAAAAAAGTCGGAAAGAAAGAGGCTCAGCTGATCATTAAAAAAATGAAAATTGATTCCGATGATATTGAAAATGTAGATATTTCGATCAGAAACGGAAAGAAAGAAATCTCTATTAAAACTAAATAA
- a CDS encoding 1-acyl-sn-glycerol-3-phosphate acyltransferase, giving the protein MKKFLSKLILKIIGWKVVLEGDVNNLDRCILVVAPHTANSEYMLGNLAYWSLGKPLKVIIKDQHTKAWYGFLVKAMGGVGIDRSQKNHLVKFVADLFEKEDLSLVITPEGTRSWVPKWRKGFYHMALAAKVPIVIASGDFKDKTIYLGKKISVEDLQTRTYEDIMSELEEYYKKRTPKFPEKWNPKIY; this is encoded by the coding sequence ATGAAGAAATTTCTAAGTAAATTAATACTCAAAATTATCGGTTGGAAAGTAGTTCTGGAAGGCGATGTAAATAACCTGGACCGTTGTATTTTGGTCGTTGCGCCACATACTGCAAATTCAGAATATATGTTGGGAAACCTGGCTTACTGGTCATTAGGAAAACCGTTGAAAGTCATTATTAAAGATCAGCATACCAAAGCGTGGTACGGCTTTTTAGTCAAAGCGATGGGCGGTGTAGGAATTGATCGTTCGCAGAAAAATCACTTGGTTAAATTTGTTGCAGATTTATTTGAAAAAGAAGATTTAAGCTTGGTAATTACGCCGGAAGGAACCAGAAGTTGGGTTCCGAAATGGAGAAAAGGTTTCTATCATATGGCTTTAGCTGCAAAAGTGCCAATCGTAATCGCATCTGGAGATTTTAAAGATAAAACGATTTATTTGGGTAAAAAAATTTCTGTCGAAGATTTGCAAACCCGAACTTACGAAGATATCATGTCGGAATTGGAAGAGTATTATAAAAAAAGAACGCCCAAATTTCCGGAAAAGTGGAATCCGAAAATTTACTAA
- a CDS encoding PaaI family thioesterase yields MENKEQILEKLNTWGGETLGKTLDIIFTDVTDDTLTATMPVSPKVHQPYGILHGGASCVLAETLGSSLSVLHVDTEKFAPVGTNINSNHLRSKKDGIVTGTARFIRKGNTMHVSEIEIRDEKGTLINHTTMTNNIIPRK; encoded by the coding sequence ATGGAAAACAAAGAACAGATTTTAGAAAAATTAAATACTTGGGGTGGCGAAACCTTAGGTAAAACTTTAGATATTATTTTTACTGATGTTACTGATGACACGTTGACGGCAACAATGCCTGTCAGTCCGAAAGTACATCAGCCGTACGGAATTTTACATGGTGGCGCAAGCTGTGTTTTAGCGGAAACATTGGGTTCTTCGCTATCAGTTTTACATGTAGATACTGAAAAATTTGCACCGGTTGGAACCAATATTAATTCCAATCATTTGCGCAGTAAAAAAGACGGAATCGTTACTGGAACTGCAAGATTTATCCGCAAAGGAAATACGATGCATGTTTCTGAAATTGAAATCCGTGATGAAAAAGGAACGCTCATCAATCATACTACGATGACCAACAATATTATTCCTCGTAAATAG
- a CDS encoding chorismate-binding protein, protein MLYFRYPFSDQIFTTDETLVTKSVRFVSFDTNEILDFNGNINEVSLDEFSGNQIFSDTVPSVLNNFKEENEIDYLEKITQVINFAKENDLSKLVISRRKLVDFSNDKINLSQTFLNLSQSYPNAFVYLFVKNGKCWIGAFSEVLGKFNKKTSEFETMSLAGTIPVNEDWTNKEIEEQQPVTDYIANILKDYSVEINQSETYDHPSGNIKHLRTDFKAKIDREDLEKVISELHPTPAVCGFPKEFCRNAISEFENYSRSFYAGYIKVETDETIQYFVNLRCAEFFKNAALLYVGGGITADSSPDKEWQETELKAGAILKNLSFN, encoded by the coding sequence ATGTTGTATTTCAGATATCCTTTTTCTGACCAAATTTTTACAACTGATGAAACTTTAGTTACAAAATCAGTTCGTTTTGTATCTTTTGATACCAATGAAATACTTGATTTTAATGGAAATATAAATGAAGTTTCTTTAGATGAATTTTCAGGAAATCAAATTTTTTCTGATACAGTTCCTTCTGTTTTAAATAATTTTAAAGAAGAAAACGAGATCGATTATCTGGAAAAAATTACTCAGGTCATTAACTTTGCTAAAGAGAATGATCTTTCTAAGTTGGTGATTTCTCGTAGAAAGTTAGTTGATTTCAGCAATGATAAAATCAATTTATCTCAAACCTTTTTAAATCTCAGTCAGTCTTATCCAAATGCATTCGTTTATTTATTTGTTAAAAATGGGAAATGTTGGATAGGTGCTTTTTCGGAAGTTCTCGGAAAATTCAATAAGAAAACTTCGGAGTTTGAAACGATGAGTTTAGCGGGAACAATTCCTGTAAATGAAGATTGGACTAATAAGGAAATTGAAGAGCAGCAACCAGTTACCGATTACATTGCAAATATTTTAAAAGATTATTCTGTTGAGATTAATCAGTCTGAAACATACGACCATCCATCAGGAAACATCAAACATTTACGAACGGATTTTAAAGCGAAAATTGACCGGGAAGATTTAGAAAAAGTAATTTCAGAATTACATCCAACTCCTGCAGTTTGTGGATTTCCAAAGGAATTTTGCCGAAACGCAATTTCAGAATTTGAAAATTATTCGCGCAGTTTTTATGCAGGTTATATCAAAGTAGAAACTGACGAAACGATTCAGTATTTTGTCAATTTAAGATGTGCTGAGTTTTTTAAAAATGCTGCCCTGTTATACGTCGGTGGTGGAATTACTGCAGACAGTTCTCCCGATAAAGAGTGGCAAGAAACCGAATTAAAAGCTGGAGCTATTTTGAAGAATCTTTCTTTTAATTAA
- a CDS encoding DUF1634 domain-containing protein, whose translation MKKHFTDIDLNRSVGNLLRIGVLLSVITSFLGFIKLSLEGFEMPKDYASLEIAEDNIWRSFWTSLMNFEGMAIIQLGILLLILTPLVRIIFALAGYIKEKDYTYVVVSLIVLGIMVVSFLMGFTH comes from the coding sequence ATGAAGAAGCATTTTACAGATATCGACCTTAACCGTTCCGTGGGAAATCTTCTTCGGATTGGTGTACTATTATCGGTTATTACTTCGTTTTTGGGATTTATTAAGCTTTCGCTGGAAGGTTTTGAAATGCCTAAAGATTACGCTTCATTAGAAATAGCGGAAGATAATATCTGGCGAAGTTTCTGGACTTCACTGATGAATTTTGAAGGAATGGCAATTATTCAATTGGGGATTTTGTTGCTGATTCTAACGCCTTTAGTTCGAATTATTTTCGCACTCGCTGGATATATTAAAGAGAAAGATTACACTTATGTAGTCGTATCTTTAATCGTTTTGGGAATTATGGTGGTGAGTTTTTTGATGGGATTTACACATTAA
- a CDS encoding sulfite exporter TauE/SafE family protein, translating into MSEILILFFGAVAAGLLGSLTGLGGGVVIIPLLTLGFGVPMHYAIGASLISVIGTSSGSAVAFVKEGFTNVRIGMFLEIATTTGAIIGALISGILNPNTIGIIFASILIMTVVLNLRKKPDHQEPIVGGSLEHKLQLFGTFPDKGVVKEYSARNTVSGFFMMVFAGIMSGLLGIGSGALKVLAMDNMMKLPFKVSTTTSNFMIGVTAVASSLIYFQRGEIIPVIVAPVLIGVVLGSFIGSKTLIVSQTKKLKVVFAVVVSILSIYMMYNGINHNFK; encoded by the coding sequence ATGTCGGAAATATTAATTCTGTTCTTCGGAGCTGTGGCCGCTGGATTATTAGGATCCTTAACTGGATTAGGCGGCGGCGTTGTCATCATTCCTTTACTTACTCTTGGCTTCGGTGTCCCAATGCATTACGCAATTGGTGCTTCACTGATTTCAGTCATCGGTACTTCTTCCGGTTCTGCGGTTGCTTTTGTAAAAGAGGGCTTTACCAATGTCAGGATCGGAATGTTCTTAGAAATCGCCACGACAACCGGCGCAATTATCGGTGCTTTAATTTCGGGAATTTTAAATCCTAATACCATTGGGATTATTTTTGCAAGCATCTTAATTATGACCGTGGTTCTGAATTTACGGAAAAAGCCAGATCATCAGGAACCAATAGTAGGAGGTAGCCTAGAGCATAAACTACAATTATTTGGAACTTTTCCAGACAAAGGTGTTGTTAAAGAATACTCTGCCAGAAATACCGTTTCAGGTTTTTTCATGATGGTATTTGCAGGAATTATGTCAGGACTTTTAGGAATAGGATCAGGCGCATTGAAGGTTTTAGCCATGGATAACATGATGAAACTTCCTTTTAAAGTTTCTACAACAACCAGTAATTTTATGATTGGTGTAACTGCTGTAGCGAGTTCACTGATCTATTTTCAACGTGGTGAAATCATTCCTGTAATTGTGGCTCCGGTATTAATCGGTGTCGTTTTAGGAAGTTTTATTGGATCAAAAACTTTGATTGTTTCTCAAACTAAAAAATTGAAAGTCGTGTTCGCAGTTGTAGTTAGTATCCTTTCGATTTATATGATGTACAACGGAATTAACCATAATTTTAAGTAA
- a CDS encoding DUF1543 domain-containing protein — protein sequence MKLFYIILGATPKGRNTEQHDVFFGIAETLKELIPEMKKFWMEAQGKIHIDCYQEVKYIDGFEVKIVEKDSQISEKQLFFINLGGYQHGKFEELHQQYLMVGKSMAEIIRRVKKTDFYKNMGFKNAESHIDDKHGVDIDDIFKVNDILSLKMKEKYSIVLEKTEVENQENYTFIGYLAISKLK from the coding sequence ATGAAATTATTCTATATCATTCTCGGCGCTACACCAAAAGGCAGAAATACGGAGCAACATGATGTGTTTTTCGGTATTGCGGAAACATTGAAGGAATTGATTCCTGAGATGAAAAAATTCTGGATGGAAGCACAAGGTAAAATTCATATCGATTGTTATCAGGAAGTGAAATATATTGACGGTTTCGAAGTGAAAATCGTCGAGAAAGATTCACAAATTTCCGAGAAACAACTGTTCTTTATTAATCTTGGTGGTTATCAGCATGGAAAGTTTGAGGAGCTTCATCAACAATATTTGATGGTTGGCAAATCGATGGCTGAGATTATTAGAAGAGTGAAGAAAACCGATTTTTATAAAAATATGGGCTTCAAAAATGCAGAAAGTCATATTGATGACAAACACGGCGTTGACATTGATGATATCTTTAAAGTAAATGATATTTTATCTTTAAAAATGAAAGAAAAATATTCTATAGTTTTAGAAAAAACGGAGGTTGAAAATCAGGAGAATTATACATTTATCGGCTATTTGGCAATTAGTAAATTAAAGTAA
- a CDS encoding 5-(carboxyamino)imidazole ribonucleotide synthase yields MKIGILGGGQLGRMLIQEALKYDDQFHMLDPNEDCSCAHISVFTKGDFNKKQDVLDFGKDKDVVSIEIEHVNVEALEELEKQGVKVIPNSNIIKIIQQKILQKQFYDEYQIPSPEFQIILSKEEEIVIGFPFVQKLNTGGYDGKGVQIIKDENDFNNLWDEPSVLENLVDIDKELSLIIAKNERGEIKSFPVTEMVADPKLNLLDFNICPTQISDDVQNQIDVIAEKFMKAADSEGLFAIELFLDKNGKVWVNETAPRLHNSGHQSQEGNANSQFEQFYRVLKNLPLADTSAFGFSGMLNLVGEENFSGKVKYEGLENVLKLPNAYVHLYGKTETKPGRKMGHINVLADSREELLEQLINIKSLVKVVAE; encoded by the coding sequence ATGAAAATAGGAATTTTAGGAGGCGGACAATTGGGTAGAATGTTAATTCAGGAAGCATTGAAATACGATGATCAATTTCATATGCTCGATCCAAATGAGGATTGTTCTTGTGCCCATATTTCTGTTTTCACCAAAGGAGATTTTAATAAAAAACAAGATGTTCTCGATTTTGGAAAAGACAAAGATGTAGTTTCTATTGAAATTGAACATGTGAATGTCGAAGCTTTAGAAGAGTTAGAAAAGCAAGGAGTGAAAGTAATTCCGAATTCCAATATCATTAAAATTATTCAGCAGAAAATTTTGCAGAAACAGTTTTACGACGAGTACCAAATTCCAAGTCCAGAATTTCAGATTATTTTATCAAAAGAGGAGGAGATTGTTATCGGATTTCCTTTTGTTCAAAAACTAAATACTGGAGGTTATGATGGGAAAGGAGTTCAGATTATTAAAGATGAAAATGATTTTAATAATTTATGGGATGAACCTTCCGTTTTAGAAAATTTAGTAGATATTGATAAAGAACTTTCTTTAATTATTGCTAAAAATGAGCGTGGCGAAATCAAGAGTTTTCCTGTAACTGAGATGGTTGCTGATCCTAAATTAAATTTATTAGATTTTAATATTTGTCCAACTCAGATTTCTGATGATGTTCAAAATCAAATTGATGTCATTGCTGAAAAGTTCATGAAAGCTGCCGATTCGGAAGGTTTGTTTGCCATCGAATTATTCCTGGATAAAAATGGAAAAGTTTGGGTCAATGAAACTGCGCCGAGATTACATAATTCGGGACATCAATCACAGGAAGGAAATGCCAACTCTCAGTTTGAACAATTCTATCGTGTTTTGAAAAACCTTCCTTTGGCAGATACTTCTGCTTTTGGATTTTCAGGAATGCTAAATTTAGTTGGTGAAGAAAATTTTAGCGGTAAAGTAAAATACGAAGGTTTAGAAAATGTGTTGAAATTACCAAATGCTTACGTTCATTTATACGGAAAAACGGAAACGAAACCTGGGCGAAAAATGGGACACATTAATGTTCTGGCAGATTCTCGTGAAGAACTTTTAGAACAATTAATTAATATTAAATCTTTGGTAAAAGTGGTTGCTGAGTAA
- the dapA gene encoding 4-hydroxy-tetrahydrodipicolinate synthase translates to MSNLKGLGVALVTPFNEDLSVDFDSLTKLVEFNINNGTNYLVVLGTTAEAATLSNEEKKAVTQHIIKVNNKRLPLVLGIGGNDTMEVKRQIEETDLSDFDAVLSVSPYYNRPNQEGLYQHYKMLAGTGKQIIIYNVPSRTGQNLEASTTLRLAKDFPNLFLIKEAGPNINQYFDILRQKPEHFNLVSGDDEYTLPVTLAGGNGVISVIGQAYPKEFSTMVQLAFDGKIKEAYEIHNKLVEITRMIFAEGNPAGIKTILAEMGIVKNFVRLPLVIASEGLQNKIKAEMATI, encoded by the coding sequence ATGAGCAATTTAAAAGGTCTTGGTGTAGCTTTAGTTACGCCTTTTAATGAAGATTTATCCGTAGATTTTGATTCTTTAACCAAATTGGTTGAGTTCAACATCAACAACGGAACAAATTACTTGGTTGTTTTAGGAACGACCGCAGAAGCAGCAACGCTTTCTAATGAAGAGAAAAAAGCAGTTACTCAACATATTATAAAGGTTAATAATAAACGTCTTCCTTTGGTTTTAGGAATCGGTGGAAATGACACGATGGAAGTAAAAAGACAAATCGAAGAAACTGATTTATCAGATTTCGATGCGGTACTTTCTGTATCTCCTTATTACAACAGACCTAATCAGGAAGGGCTTTATCAGCATTATAAAATGTTGGCAGGAACTGGAAAACAAATTATTATCTATAATGTTCCATCAAGAACAGGACAAAATCTAGAAGCTTCCACTACTTTAAGATTAGCAAAAGATTTCCCGAATTTATTTTTAATTAAAGAAGCTGGCCCAAATATTAATCAGTATTTCGATATTTTACGTCAAAAACCCGAGCATTTTAATTTGGTTTCCGGTGACGATGAATATACACTTCCAGTAACTTTAGCGGGTGGAAATGGTGTGATTTCAGTAATCGGACAAGCTTATCCAAAAGAATTTTCTACAATGGTTCAGTTGGCATTTGATGGAAAAATAAAAGAAGCTTATGAAATTCACAATAAATTGGTAGAAATCACCAGAATGATTTTCGCAGAAGGAAATCCTGCCGGAATTAAAACGATTTTAGCTGAAATGGGAATCGTTAAAAACTTTGTAAGATTGCCTTTAGTTATTGCAAGTGAAGGATTACAGAATAAGATTAAAGCTGAAATGGCAACAATATAA